A region of Paenibacillus sp. 37 DNA encodes the following proteins:
- the thyA gene encoding thymidylate synthase, translated as MKNYLDLLQDILNNGVHKGDRTGTGTQSVFGRQLRYDLSEGFPLVTTKRIHLKSVIHELLWFLSGDTNISYLKENGVKIWDDWADENGDLGPVYGSQWRTWEAPNGEKIDQISAVIDSIKNNPDSRRHLVSAWNVAEINHMKLPPCHFAFQFYVAEGKLSCMLTMRSVDTFLGLPFNIASYALLTHMIAQQCDLEVGDFIWSGGDVHIYSNHVDQVKTQLEREPYALPKLVIKRKPDSIFDYKFEDFEFENYQHHPGIKAPIAV; from the coding sequence ATGAAAAACTATCTCGATTTATTGCAGGATATTCTGAACAACGGCGTGCATAAAGGAGACCGTACAGGAACAGGAACACAATCTGTATTTGGCAGACAGCTCCGTTATGATCTCTCCGAAGGATTTCCGCTGGTAACAACCAAGCGAATTCATCTCAAATCGGTTATTCATGAACTGTTGTGGTTTTTGAGTGGCGATACCAATATATCTTATTTGAAAGAAAACGGTGTGAAGATCTGGGACGACTGGGCGGACGAAAATGGCGACCTCGGTCCGGTATATGGTTCACAATGGCGTACTTGGGAAGCACCTAATGGGGAGAAGATCGATCAGATCTCTGCAGTCATTGATTCGATCAAAAATAATCCGGATTCGCGTCGTCACCTTGTCAGCGCATGGAATGTGGCTGAGATCAACCATATGAAGCTTCCACCTTGTCATTTTGCGTTTCAGTTTTACGTTGCAGAGGGTAAATTATCATGTATGCTTACGATGCGTTCCGTAGATACGTTCCTCGGATTGCCGTTTAACATCGCGAGTTATGCGCTCTTGACTCATATGATCGCGCAGCAATGTGACCTTGAGGTGGGTGATTTCATCTGGTCTGGTGGGGATGTTCACATCTATTCCAACCATGTTGATCAGGTCAAAACTCAGCTGGAGCGTGAACCTTATGCTTTACCTAAGCTGGTAATCAAACGTAAGCCGGATTCTATTTTTGATTATAAGTTTGAAGATTTCGAGTTTGAGAACTATCAGCATCATCCGGGCATTAAAGCTCCAATTGCAGTCTAA
- the lpdA gene encoding dihydrolipoyl dehydrogenase, with translation MVVGDASLNIDTLVIGAGPGGYVAAIRAAQLGQSVLIVDKSELGGVCLNRGCIPSKALISAAHQYESALHGEAFGISAENVKVDFSKTQEFKNGVVKKMTGGVAGLLKGNKVEVFNGECMFINENEARVFNDHESPRYKFKNAIIATGSRPIELKPFPFGGRILSSTEALNLPEVPKSMIVIGGGYIGAELGQMYSKFGAKVTIIEGLDTVLPGFDKDMTSLVAKNMKKTGIEIVTGAKAESAEQTDKDVTVKYSVNGESKEVTADYLLVTVGRRPNTDGELGLDMIGVDVDERGFVKVDHQGRTSIPHIFAIGDIVSGLALAHKASYEGKVAAEAIAGQPSVVDYKCMPAVVFTDPECSSVGYTEKEAKEKGYKVKAGKFPYAGNGRAVSLNHAEGFVKIVADEESGLVLGCQIVGLEASNLIAELGLAIEMGATLEDLALTIHAHPTLGEIVMEAAELVMGHPIHIISR, from the coding sequence ATGGTAGTAGGCGACGCTTCTCTCAATATCGACACATTAGTAATTGGTGCGGGTCCTGGCGGCTATGTAGCTGCCATCCGCGCTGCTCAACTGGGCCAAAGCGTATTGATCGTAGACAAATCCGAACTGGGCGGTGTTTGTTTGAACCGTGGATGTATTCCATCCAAAGCCCTGATCTCTGCTGCACACCAATATGAGTCTGCACTTCACGGTGAAGCTTTTGGTATCTCTGCTGAGAACGTAAAAGTGGACTTCAGCAAAACTCAAGAGTTCAAAAACGGTGTTGTTAAGAAAATGACTGGCGGCGTAGCTGGTTTGCTCAAAGGCAACAAAGTTGAAGTTTTCAACGGTGAGTGCATGTTCATCAACGAAAACGAAGCTCGTGTATTCAATGACCACGAGTCTCCGCGTTACAAATTTAAAAATGCAATTATTGCAACAGGTTCCCGTCCAATCGAACTGAAACCTTTCCCATTTGGCGGACGTATTCTGTCTTCGACAGAAGCTCTGAACTTGCCTGAAGTACCAAAAAGCATGATCGTTATTGGTGGCGGATATATCGGTGCTGAGCTTGGTCAAATGTACTCCAAATTCGGTGCGAAAGTAACAATAATCGAAGGTTTGGATACAGTACTGCCAGGTTTCGATAAAGACATGACTAGCCTCGTGGCTAAAAACATGAAGAAAACAGGCATCGAAATCGTAACGGGTGCAAAAGCTGAAAGTGCTGAGCAAACGGATAAAGATGTAACTGTTAAGTACTCTGTAAATGGTGAGTCCAAAGAAGTAACTGCAGATTACCTGCTGGTAACTGTTGGACGTCGTCCAAACACAGATGGAGAACTTGGTCTCGACATGATTGGTGTTGACGTTGACGAGCGTGGATTTGTCAAAGTTGACCACCAAGGTCGTACCAGCATTCCTCACATCTTCGCTATCGGTGACATCGTATCTGGTCTGGCTCTGGCACACAAAGCTTCTTATGAAGGTAAAGTGGCTGCTGAAGCAATCGCAGGACAACCATCTGTAGTTGACTACAAATGTATGCCAGCTGTTGTTTTCACAGATCCAGAGTGTTCCAGCGTAGGTTACACTGAGAAAGAAGCTAAAGAAAAAGGTTACAAAGTAAAAGCTGGCAAATTCCCTTATGCGGGTAACGGCCGTGCTGTATCTTTGAACCACGCTGAAGGCTTCGTGAAAATCGTAGCTGACGAAGAAAGCGGCCTTGTATTGGGTTGCCAAATCGTAGGTCTGGAAGCTTCCAACCTGATTGCTGAGCTTGGTTTGGCAATTGAGATGGGCGCTACTTTGGAAGATCTGGCTCTCACAATTCACGCTCACCCAACTTTGGGCGAAATCGTGATGGAAGCTGCGGAATTGGTTATGGGTCACCCGATCCACATCATCTCCCGTTAA
- a CDS encoding dihydrolipoamide acetyltransferase family protein produces MAKFEYKFPELGEGLHEGEIIKMHIKVGDKVTDDDIIMEVQNDKAVVEVPCPVNGTVTEVFAKDGQVCHVGEVVAIIDAEGELPEQDDAPAGDQGEQEKDAAQGGADTSGSSAAASSSDAAKEGGNNSVPAVPAKDVLATPSVRKFAREQGVDIAQVNGTGNNGKVTKEDVESFKNGGGSSAAASSETPAQEEKKSAPAAAAADQYLEEERVPFKGIRKAISNAMVKSAYTAPHVTIMDEVDVTELVAFRTRMKPIAEKKGTKVTYLPFIVKALVAASRQFPALNAMIDEEANEIVYKKYYNIGIATDTDNGLIVPVIKDADRKSIWMIADSIRDLAARGREGKLSANEMRGSTISISNIGSAGGMFFTPIINFPEVAILGTGRISEKAVIKNGEVVAAPVMALSLSFDHRIIDGATAQNFMNYIKQLLANPELLVMEV; encoded by the coding sequence TTGGCTAAATTTGAATATAAATTCCCTGAATTGGGCGAAGGCCTGCACGAAGGCGAAATCATCAAGATGCACATCAAAGTCGGTGACAAAGTAACTGACGACGACATCATCATGGAAGTACAGAACGACAAAGCGGTTGTAGAAGTACCTTGTCCGGTTAACGGAACAGTTACAGAAGTATTCGCTAAAGACGGTCAAGTCTGCCACGTTGGTGAAGTTGTAGCGATCATCGATGCAGAAGGCGAACTTCCTGAGCAAGACGACGCTCCTGCTGGCGATCAAGGCGAGCAAGAGAAAGATGCAGCGCAAGGCGGAGCTGACACAAGCGGTTCTTCTGCAGCAGCTTCCAGCTCGGATGCAGCTAAAGAAGGCGGCAACAACAGCGTTCCGGCAGTACCTGCCAAAGACGTTCTGGCAACACCAAGCGTGCGTAAATTTGCTCGCGAACAAGGTGTAGACATCGCACAGGTTAACGGAACTGGCAACAACGGTAAAGTAACCAAAGAAGATGTTGAATCCTTCAAAAACGGTGGCGGTTCTTCCGCAGCGGCATCTTCCGAAACTCCGGCTCAAGAAGAGAAAAAATCCGCACCAGCAGCGGCTGCAGCTGATCAATACCTTGAAGAAGAGCGCGTACCATTCAAAGGTATCCGTAAAGCAATCTCTAATGCAATGGTTAAATCGGCTTACACAGCACCTCACGTTACAATCATGGACGAAGTGGACGTAACTGAATTGGTTGCTTTCCGTACTCGCATGAAACCAATTGCAGAGAAAAAAGGAACAAAAGTTACTTATCTGCCATTCATCGTTAAAGCACTGGTTGCGGCTTCCCGCCAATTCCCGGCTCTGAACGCTATGATTGATGAAGAAGCTAACGAAATTGTTTACAAAAAATACTACAACATCGGTATCGCTACAGATACAGACAACGGCTTGATCGTTCCTGTTATCAAAGATGCTGATCGTAAATCCATCTGGATGATTGCTGATTCTATCCGTGATTTGGCTGCTCGTGGTCGTGAGGGCAAATTGAGCGCGAATGAAATGAGAGGAAGCACAATCTCCATCAGTAACATTGGTTCTGCTGGCGGTATGTTCTTCACTCCAATCATCAACTTCCCTGAAGTTGCTATTCTCGGAACAGGACGCATCAGCGAAAAAGCAGTGATCAAAAACGGCGAAGTAGTTGCAGCACCTGTAATGGCTCTTTCCCTGAGCTTTGACCACCGTATCATCGATGGCGCAACAGCACAAAACTTTATGAATTACATTAAACAGCTGCTCGCTAACCCTGAGCTGCTTGTTATGGAGGTGTAA
- a CDS encoding alpha-ketoacid dehydrogenase subunit beta, producing MAQMNMKEAIRDALRVELKRDPNVLLFGEDVGNVGGVFRVTEGLQKEFGEERVFDTPLAESAIGGLAVGLGVQGFRPVAEIQFVGFIFEALDQMVVQAARMRFRSGGKYNSPIVFRTPFGGGVKAAELHTDSLEGLLTQTPGIKVVVPSNPYDAKGLMIASIRDNDPVFFMEHLNLYHAFRAEVPEEDYVVELGKANVVREGSDVTIITYGMMVHTSVKAADELEKQGIKVEVIDLRTVSPIDIDTIVASVKKTNRAIVVQEAQKSAGVAAEVIAQINEKAILHLEAPVLRVAGPDTVYPFAQIEDTWLPNPARIVAAVNKVVNF from the coding sequence ATGGCACAAATGAACATGAAAGAAGCAATCCGTGATGCGCTTCGCGTGGAGTTGAAACGTGATCCTAACGTTCTGCTTTTCGGTGAAGACGTAGGTAATGTAGGCGGCGTTTTCCGTGTAACGGAAGGTCTGCAAAAAGAGTTTGGCGAAGAGCGTGTATTTGATACACCACTGGCTGAGTCCGCTATTGGTGGTCTGGCTGTAGGTCTGGGTGTTCAAGGCTTCCGTCCGGTTGCTGAGATCCAATTCGTTGGTTTTATCTTTGAAGCCCTTGACCAAATGGTAGTGCAAGCTGCTCGTATGCGTTTCCGCTCCGGTGGAAAATACAATTCTCCAATCGTATTCCGTACACCATTCGGTGGCGGTGTAAAAGCGGCAGAATTGCATACAGATTCCCTGGAAGGTCTGCTAACGCAAACACCAGGTATCAAAGTCGTTGTTCCTTCTAACCCTTACGATGCAAAAGGTCTGATGATCGCTTCTATTCGCGATAACGATCCTGTATTCTTCATGGAGCACTTGAACCTGTACCATGCTTTCCGTGCAGAAGTGCCTGAAGAAGATTACGTTGTTGAGTTGGGTAAAGCGAACGTTGTTCGTGAAGGTTCTGATGTAACAATCATTACTTACGGTATGATGGTTCACACTTCTGTGAAAGCAGCAGATGAACTCGAAAAACAAGGAATCAAAGTTGAAGTTATCGACCTTCGTACGGTTAGCCCGATCGACATCGATACTATCGTTGCTTCCGTTAAGAAAACAAACCGTGCAATTGTTGTACAGGAAGCTCAAAAGAGCGCAGGTGTTGCAGCTGAAGTCATTGCCCAAATCAATGAAAAAGCAATCCTGCACTTGGAAGCACCGGTTCTGCGTGTAGCTGGTCCGGACACTGTATATCCATTTGCACAAATCGAAGATACATGGCTGCCTAACCCGGCGCGTATCGTTGCTGCGGTTAACAAAGTCGTAAATTTCTAA
- the pdhA gene encoding pyruvate dehydrogenase (acetyl-transferring) E1 component subunit alpha: MSKVPYEVYTEDVEALSVLSPDGEIVNKDMMPTLSDDQLKEIMYRMVFTRTWDDRAVNLGRQGRLGFYAPVSGQEATMVGSEFAIEKEDFVCPGYRDIPQLVWHGLPLYQAFLYSRGHQHGGQIPDGVNVLMPQIIIGAQILHAMGIAMGYKLKKQKQVVITYTGDGGSSEGDFYEGLNYAGVYKLPVIFFVQNNGYAITTPFAKQTAALSIAHKAVAAGIKGVKVDGMDIFAVIKAVQEAAERGRNGEGATLIEAVTYRFRPHSLSDDASKYRTKEEEAEWSAKDPIARFAKYLEKKGLWTEEDTARVKEEAKAKVNEEIKKAEKTEKMTISGLIDSMFEQTPKHLEEQKADFQ; encoded by the coding sequence ATGAGCAAGGTTCCTTATGAAGTGTATACAGAGGATGTAGAAGCTCTGTCCGTGCTGTCTCCTGACGGCGAAATTGTTAACAAAGACATGATGCCTACACTTTCCGATGATCAATTAAAAGAAATTATGTACCGCATGGTATTTACCCGTACTTGGGATGACCGTGCAGTAAACCTGGGCCGTCAAGGTCGTCTTGGTTTCTATGCTCCAGTATCTGGTCAAGAAGCTACAATGGTTGGTAGTGAATTTGCAATTGAAAAAGAAGACTTTGTATGTCCTGGCTATCGTGACATTCCGCAACTCGTATGGCATGGACTTCCTCTTTATCAAGCATTCTTGTACTCCCGTGGACACCAACATGGTGGACAAATTCCAGATGGCGTTAATGTATTGATGCCACAAATCATCATTGGTGCACAAATTCTGCATGCAATGGGTATCGCTATGGGTTACAAATTGAAGAAACAAAAACAAGTTGTTATCACGTACACAGGTGATGGCGGTTCTTCTGAAGGTGACTTCTACGAAGGTCTGAACTACGCTGGTGTATACAAACTGCCTGTTATCTTCTTTGTACAAAACAATGGTTATGCCATCACAACTCCTTTTGCTAAACAAACAGCAGCTCTGTCCATCGCTCACAAAGCGGTAGCAGCAGGTATCAAAGGTGTTAAAGTTGACGGTATGGACATCTTCGCTGTTATCAAAGCTGTTCAGGAAGCTGCTGAACGTGGACGTAACGGAGAAGGCGCAACATTGATCGAAGCAGTAACTTACCGTTTCCGTCCTCACTCCCTTTCGGATGATGCTTCCAAGTATCGTACAAAAGAAGAAGAGGCAGAATGGTCTGCTAAAGATCCTATCGCACGTTTCGCTAAATATCTGGAGAAAAAAGGTCTTTGGACTGAAGAAGATACAGCACGTGTGAAAGAAGAAGCAAAAGCTAAAGTGAACGAAGAGATCAAAAAAGCGGAAAAAACCGAGAAAATGACGATTTCAGGCTTGATCGACAGCATGTTCGAACAAACGCCTAAGCACTTGGAAGAGCAAAAAGCTGATTTCCAATAA
- a CDS encoding alpha/beta hydrolase encodes MTDSRYLKRTIVKEEIESRYLGEKRTLRIYLPPGYNELLSYPVVYCQDGEEFFNFGRIATTANQIILDEGAEPFIIVGVQVDVSVRTQEYAPFGDRFKAYTACFAEEIIPYIEEKYPVRRSPQERILAGDSLGGSVSLHLALLYPDLFTRVISMSGAFYSASQEIYAAAEDLSWLSIWMIVGLQETDFEADTGTYDFVQLNRDTRELLEKRGALVSYQEKDGKHQWGFWQKELPEALLYFLQER; translated from the coding sequence ATGACGGATTCCCGCTATTTGAAACGCACGATTGTGAAGGAAGAGATTGAAAGTCGCTATCTCGGAGAGAAGCGAACGCTCCGTATTTACCTCCCTCCGGGCTATAACGAATTGCTTAGCTACCCTGTCGTATATTGTCAGGATGGCGAAGAATTTTTTAATTTCGGACGAATTGCTACAACAGCTAACCAAATTATTCTGGACGAAGGAGCCGAACCTTTCATTATTGTAGGGGTTCAGGTCGATGTGTCTGTGAGAACGCAGGAATATGCTCCATTTGGTGATCGGTTCAAGGCATATACCGCTTGCTTCGCTGAAGAGATTATTCCCTATATAGAAGAGAAATATCCTGTGCGCCGTTCTCCGCAGGAACGCATTCTTGCCGGAGACTCGCTCGGTGGCAGTGTTTCGCTTCATCTTGCTCTGTTATATCCGGATCTGTTCACACGTGTGATCAGCATGTCTGGCGCTTTCTACTCTGCTTCTCAGGAAATCTATGCCGCAGCTGAAGATCTGTCTTGGCTCTCGATCTGGATGATTGTTGGTTTGCAGGAGACTGATTTTGAGGCAGACACGGGTACGTATGATTTTGTTCAATTAAACCGGGATACTCGAGAATTGCTGGAAAAACGTGGTGCCCTCGTCTCCTACCAGGAGAAAGACGGAAAACACCAATGGGGTTTTTGGCAGAAGGAATTGCCAGAAGCATTACTTTATTTTCTCCAGGAAAGATAA
- a CDS encoding low molecular weight protein-tyrosine-phosphatase: MINVLFVCLGNICRSPMAEAVLRHKVLEKGLEHQIRVDSAGTGDWHVGKPPHEGTRKLLDSYQISYANMAARQFASEDFTQFDYIVVMDNSNADNIRNVPGGADADIIKFMDMLPDEKLREVPDPYYTGNFEEVYELVNAGCDVLLKKIEAEHSLA; encoded by the coding sequence ATGATTAATGTTTTGTTTGTATGTCTGGGCAATATATGTAGATCACCAATGGCTGAGGCCGTTTTGCGTCACAAAGTCCTGGAGAAGGGGCTAGAACACCAGATTCGCGTGGACTCAGCGGGTACAGGCGACTGGCACGTTGGTAAACCTCCACATGAAGGGACTCGGAAATTGCTGGATTCGTACCAGATTTCTTATGCCAACATGGCAGCGAGACAATTCGCCAGCGAAGACTTTACTCAGTTTGATTACATTGTGGTTATGGATAATTCTAATGCAGATAATATACGCAATGTTCCAGGCGGAGCTGATGCAGACATCATCAAGTTCATGGACATGCTTCCTGATGAAAAACTCAGAGAAGTACCTGACCCATATTACACAGGCAATTTTGAAGAGGTGTACGAGCTGGTTAACGCAGGCTGCGATGTTCTGTTGAAAAAGATTGAAGCCGAACATTCCTTAGCCTAA
- a CDS encoding trimeric intracellular cation channel family protein, translating into MDLHIFEVFSIIGTIAFAMSGAFVAMEEEYDILGVLVLGLVTAFGGGIIRNVLIGIPVTTLWSQGSLIMLALVSVAIAFILPLKWISHWKRTEALFDAIGLAAFAIQGALYAANMGHPISAVIVAAVMTGIGGGVIRDVLAGRKPLVLRDEIYAVWAMTAGFVIGMGWLTTNAGLLFCFAAVVFFRMCSVHYKWKLPRRSLVPSETGNVSHQPESIVTQPTSSVLQGTLSKGD; encoded by the coding sequence TTGGACTTACACATTTTTGAAGTATTCAGCATTATAGGCACTATCGCATTTGCAATGTCCGGCGCTTTCGTGGCAATGGAAGAGGAGTATGACATTCTGGGTGTACTAGTGCTTGGACTTGTCACGGCATTCGGAGGCGGGATTATCCGGAATGTACTTATAGGTATACCTGTAACGACACTGTGGAGCCAGGGATCACTTATTATGTTAGCCTTAGTATCTGTAGCGATTGCGTTTATATTACCTCTCAAGTGGATTAGTCACTGGAAGCGAACAGAGGCGTTGTTTGATGCAATCGGACTCGCAGCATTTGCAATTCAAGGGGCGCTGTACGCTGCGAACATGGGACATCCCATTAGCGCAGTTATCGTTGCAGCAGTAATGACCGGTATTGGTGGGGGCGTTATTCGTGATGTGCTTGCTGGACGTAAACCGCTTGTATTGCGTGACGAAATTTATGCTGTATGGGCAATGACAGCTGGTTTTGTCATAGGTATGGGCTGGTTAACAACGAATGCTGGATTATTATTTTGTTTTGCGGCAGTTGTGTTCTTCCGGATGTGTTCTGTACATTATAAATGGAAACTGCCACGTCGTTCGCTCGTACCATCTGAGACCGGGAACGTCAGTCATCAGCCGGAGAGCATTGTGACACAGCCAACATCGTCGGTACTTCAAGGTACGTTAAGCAAGGGGGATTAA
- a CDS encoding thiamine diphosphokinase — protein MTVKRIVIFTGGNLSVELLQEIREDDMIIAADRGALFLIEHGIQPHIAVGDFDSITEEERIIVSNNSIRFITCDPVHKDLTDTEMAFETALDYEPSHILMLGATGTRMDHTLANVHIMVRAMQHHISCAIQDKHNYMTLTTSNAVVEHRDYKYVSLLPLTHEVTGITLDGFMYPLDQATIRMGQSLGVSNKLLGSSGTVTIDSGLLLIIQSKD, from the coding sequence ATGACGGTGAAACGGATAGTTATTTTTACAGGCGGAAACTTATCTGTAGAATTACTTCAGGAAATACGAGAAGATGATATGATCATCGCGGCCGATCGCGGTGCATTATTTTTAATTGAACACGGCATTCAGCCTCACATTGCAGTTGGAGACTTCGACTCCATTACTGAAGAGGAACGTATCATTGTAAGCAACAATAGCATTCGGTTCATTACATGTGACCCTGTTCATAAGGATCTTACTGATACAGAAATGGCTTTTGAGACAGCGCTAGATTACGAACCTTCTCACATCTTAATGTTAGGTGCTACAGGTACACGTATGGATCACACTCTCGCTAATGTACATATCATGGTTCGCGCGATGCAACATCATATCTCCTGTGCCATTCAGGACAAGCACAACTACATGACACTGACAACATCCAACGCTGTGGTTGAGCACCGAGACTATAAATATGTTTCTCTGCTGCCCTTGACTCATGAAGTTACAGGAATAACTCTAGATGGTTTTATGTATCCGCTAGATCAAGCCACCATTCGCATGGGACAATCCCTGGGTGTAAGCAACAAGCTCTTAGGTTCCTCCGGTACAGTCACTATTGATAGTGGCTTATTACTGATTATTCAGAGCAAAGATTGA
- a CDS encoding C40 family peptidase has protein sequence MKTNIFVQKAVTVGLCATLGFGAVLMTNAPVAQAATASVSTGQQIVNYGKKFTGTPYKFGASTSTTKVFDCSSFMKYIFKKYGVDLPRTSVKQSKEGKAVSKANLRVGDLVFFSSGSRSTGSNVTHVGVYAGNGKILHTYGSPGVTISDLNSGTWKRTYVKARRVL, from the coding sequence ATGAAAACAAACATCTTTGTCCAAAAGGCCGTAACCGTCGGGTTGTGCGCTACACTAGGTTTTGGAGCTGTATTAATGACTAACGCACCTGTTGCACAGGCAGCAACTGCTTCTGTATCCACAGGTCAACAAATTGTTAACTATGGCAAAAAATTCACTGGAACTCCATATAAATTTGGTGCTTCAACATCAACAACCAAGGTTTTTGACTGCTCTTCTTTTATGAAATATATTTTCAAAAAGTATGGTGTAGATTTGCCGCGCACTTCCGTGAAACAATCCAAAGAAGGTAAAGCTGTGTCTAAAGCTAATCTGCGTGTCGGAGATCTGGTATTCTTCTCCAGTGGTAGCCGTTCTACTGGTTCCAATGTCACTCACGTAGGCGTATATGCCGGGAACGGCAAGATTCTGCATACGTATGGATCTCCAGGCGTAACCATCTCAGATCTAAACTCCGGTACTTGGAAGAGAACGTATGTTAAAGCTCGCCGTGTACTCTAG
- a CDS encoding response regulator transcription factor, whose translation MKTAILLIGAGERVSLIQDVLCSEGYEVQRMEWSELNQSVEPSLLHINLIILVDREEGKEHCGQAQKLELKRWIDKGQVIPLLVITSNASPQFIVEWLDYGANDVMEEPIHLNVMLARIRNLLRVFANASPEGEEVIVVHDLKVNLRSRRVNRAGEYLTLTPKEYELLEYLALHVNEACTRSDILREVWGYEYAMDTNVVDVYIKHLRVKVDKGRSVKLIHTVRGIGYMLHDKN comes from the coding sequence GTGAAAACAGCCATTTTGCTGATTGGAGCAGGAGAGCGGGTCAGCCTTATTCAGGATGTTTTATGTAGCGAAGGGTATGAAGTGCAACGAATGGAGTGGTCTGAACTAAACCAATCCGTCGAGCCTTCGTTGCTGCATATTAACCTGATCATCCTGGTAGACCGGGAAGAGGGGAAGGAACATTGTGGCCAGGCTCAGAAATTAGAGTTAAAACGATGGATAGATAAAGGTCAAGTTATACCTCTACTGGTTATCACGTCTAACGCATCTCCTCAATTCATCGTGGAGTGGCTGGATTACGGAGCTAATGACGTGATGGAGGAACCCATTCACTTGAACGTGATGCTTGCCAGAATACGAAACTTATTGCGTGTTTTTGCGAATGCATCACCAGAGGGTGAAGAAGTAATTGTAGTCCATGATCTTAAAGTGAATTTGCGTTCGAGGCGGGTAAATCGTGCGGGGGAATACCTGACATTAACGCCAAAAGAATACGAATTGCTGGAATATCTGGCCCTGCATGTGAATGAAGCATGTACCCGGAGTGATATTTTGCGGGAAGTATGGGGATATGAGTATGCGATGGATACCAACGTTGTGGATGTGTATATCAAACATCTGAGGGTTAAGGTGGATAAAGGAAGGAGTGTAAAACTGATTCATACTGTGCGTGGGATCGGTTATATGCTGCATGATAAAAATTAG
- a CDS encoding ThiF family adenylyltransferase, whose product MTDQLTSSSSEQADRYSRQERYAPLGKEGQARLKGSRVLIVGAGALGTGIAETLVRSGVGHLTIVDRDYVEWSNLQRQQLYVEQDALERIPKAMAAEKRLSAINSTVHVEGKVLDVRVDELEELVQHTDLIMDATDNFDTRLLINDMAQKHRVPWIYGGCVGSYGITYTFMPGDTPCLNCLLGEVPLGGDTCDTSGIIPQAVQMVTANQTAEAMKLLSGNANALRRKLLSFDVWRNEYISINVDGAKKQNCPSCGTSATYPYLSASNLEKTDVLCGRDTVQIRPARRMNLDLQHTADRLNRLQEGKVESNPFLVSFTTGVHRMVIFQDGRVLVHGTKDTAEARTLVHRYFG is encoded by the coding sequence ATGACAGATCAATTAACATCTTCATCCTCAGAACAGGCCGATCGTTATTCCAGACAGGAACGGTACGCGCCACTTGGCAAGGAAGGCCAGGCCAGATTAAAGGGCAGCAGAGTTTTAATTGTAGGGGCTGGCGCACTCGGAACAGGAATTGCAGAAACGTTAGTTCGTTCAGGAGTCGGACACTTAACGATTGTGGATCGTGATTATGTGGAGTGGAGTAACCTGCAGCGGCAGCAATTATATGTAGAACAGGACGCGCTTGAGCGGATACCGAAGGCAATGGCGGCGGAAAAACGTTTATCTGCCATTAATTCCACGGTTCATGTGGAAGGGAAAGTTTTGGACGTCAGAGTAGATGAATTGGAAGAACTCGTTCAGCATACCGACTTGATCATGGATGCAACGGATAACTTTGATACCCGACTACTCATTAACGACATGGCACAGAAGCACCGTGTTCCCTGGATTTATGGTGGATGCGTAGGTAGTTACGGTATTACCTATACATTTATGCCTGGAGATACGCCATGTTTAAATTGTTTGCTGGGTGAAGTCCCTCTGGGTGGAGATACCTGTGATACGTCTGGCATCATACCTCAAGCAGTACAGATGGTAACGGCGAATCAGACCGCAGAGGCGATGAAGTTACTTAGCGGCAATGCAAATGCATTGAGACGTAAGTTATTGTCATTTGACGTGTGGAGGAACGAATACATATCCATTAATGTGGATGGTGCGAAAAAGCAAAACTGTCCTTCCTGCGGCACTTCAGCAACGTATCCATATCTTTCTGCGTCCAATCTGGAGAAAACCGATGTGTTGTGTGGCAGGGACACCGTTCAGATCCGACCTGCACGGCGTATGAATCTGGATCTTCAACATACAGCGGATCGTCTGAACAGGCTTCAAGAAGGAAAAGTGGAATCCAATCCGTTTCTGGTTTCTTTTACAACAGGAGTCCATAGAATGGTCATTTTCCAAGATGGACGTGTCCTCGTACACGGAACAAAAGACACAGCTGAAGCACGTACGCTCGTCCATCGTTACTTTGGTTAA